The following proteins come from a genomic window of Aquimarina sp. MAR_2010_214:
- a CDS encoding N-acetyltransferase translates to MIRIKKSKESDTEVLALLGRLTWAESHGHYIDDKNNLLKYLDENFSVSKTKQNIKNPKQHFYIIYADDLPIGYAKLIVNVIHENVASQNNCRLERIFILNDFIPLKIGKQLLTYVEEQAKALKLDTMWLSVYIKNNRAIRFYEKNEFKNVGELNFIVNGNSYENIVFSKKL, encoded by the coding sequence ATGATTAGAATAAAAAAATCCAAAGAATCAGACACAGAAGTTTTAGCACTTTTAGGAAGATTAACATGGGCTGAATCTCATGGTCATTATATAGATGATAAAAACAATCTATTAAAATACCTTGACGAGAATTTTTCAGTTTCTAAAACGAAACAGAATATAAAAAACCCCAAGCAACACTTCTATATTATTTATGCAGATGATTTACCTATTGGTTATGCGAAATTAATAGTAAATGTTATACATGAAAATGTTGCTTCACAAAACAATTGTCGATTAGAACGAATTTTCATCCTTAATGATTTTATACCCTTAAAAATTGGAAAACAGTTACTAACTTATGTTGAAGAGCAAGCCAAAGCATTAAAATTAGATACCATGTGGCTTTCCGTTTATATAAAAAATAATAGAGCCATAAGGTTCTATGAAAAAAATGAATTTAAAAACGTTGGAGAATTAAATTTTATAGTCAATGGAAATTCTTATGAAAACATCGTATTCTCTAAAAAACTATAA
- a CDS encoding helix-turn-helix domain-containing protein, giving the protein MYTFNEKEYPCCTSLAMGIIGGKWKTVIIYHLKNNTLRYNELRKKIPWVTERTLSLQLKTLEKDGIIKRKVYTSKPPLKVEYFLTEFGETLIPLIQAIVDWGNYVIEHKLK; this is encoded by the coding sequence ATGTATACATTTAACGAAAAAGAATATCCCTGCTGTACAAGTTTAGCGATGGGAATTATTGGTGGGAAATGGAAAACAGTTATCATATATCACCTGAAAAATAATACATTACGATATAATGAACTTAGAAAGAAAATACCTTGGGTAACTGAACGCACCTTGAGTTTGCAGTTAAAAACATTGGAAAAAGATGGAATCATAAAGAGGAAAGTTTATACCTCAAAACCACCTCTAAAAGTAGAATACTTTCTAACTGAGTTTGGCGAAACTTTAATACCTCTGATTCAAGCTATTGTAGATTGGGGAAATTATGTGATTGAGCATAAGTTAAAATAA
- a CDS encoding IS1595 family transposase, translated as MIPEDFRDFFISSSALVQSEIVSTLLEISTEGSALIDSNQSKAISCPHCKCNKIKANGKLKGVQRYVCNTCHKNFSETTGKFWYNLKKKDKVNRYLFCLLSGYSIRKSAKETGISIQTSFDWRHKLLVSFGSVSVDEFQGILESDDLFFAYSEKGNRNLDRPARKRGAKASKAGLSNEKVAVIASCDRSGNKDFKVATRGRISKSDLETILQGKLAKVETLCSDSHRSYTAFAKDKKVAHKKFNASKGQRAVDKIYHVQNVNNMDMRLRKFMEPFNGVATKYLQNYLNWFLVLEKIKNSTSKMATVAAIAFASNTAWMEFKNIVVNNMLFRT; from the coding sequence ATGATACCAGAAGATTTTAGAGATTTTTTCATTAGTTCATCGGCTTTGGTTCAATCAGAAATTGTTTCCACATTATTGGAGATCTCTACTGAGGGTTCAGCCCTGATTGATAGCAATCAGAGTAAAGCCATAAGCTGTCCTCATTGTAAGTGCAATAAAATTAAGGCTAATGGTAAGCTCAAAGGAGTACAGCGCTATGTTTGTAATACTTGTCATAAAAACTTTAGTGAAACTACCGGTAAGTTCTGGTACAACCTCAAGAAGAAAGACAAAGTTAATCGTTATTTATTCTGTTTACTCTCTGGATATAGTATTCGCAAGAGTGCCAAAGAAACAGGGATTTCTATTCAGACTTCTTTTGATTGGAGGCACAAATTACTTGTCTCCTTTGGGAGCGTAAGTGTGGATGAATTCCAAGGAATCCTAGAGAGTGATGATCTTTTCTTTGCTTACTCTGAAAAAGGGAATCGAAATTTGGATCGTCCTGCTAGAAAACGTGGCGCAAAGGCAAGTAAAGCTGGTCTCAGTAATGAAAAAGTAGCTGTGATAGCCAGTTGTGACCGATCAGGGAACAAAGATTTCAAAGTAGCTACCAGAGGTCGCATTAGTAAAAGTGACTTGGAGACTATATTACAAGGGAAGTTGGCTAAAGTAGAAACCCTTTGTAGCGACAGTCACAGAAGCTATACTGCATTTGCAAAAGACAAGAAGGTAGCACACAAAAAATTTAATGCTTCGAAGGGTCAAAGAGCTGTTGACAAAATATATCACGTACAAAATGTGAATAATATGGATATGCGTCTAAGGAAATTTATGGAGCCCTTCAATGGAGTGGCAACAAAATACCTTCAGAATTATCTGAATTGGTTTTTAGTCTTAGAAAAAATAAAAAATTCAACCAGTAAAATGGCAACCGTAGCAGCTATAGCCTTTGCTTCCAATACTGCCTGGATGGAATTTAAAAACATAGTAGTAAATAATATGCTTTTTAGAACTTAG
- a CDS encoding slipin family protein, translating into MKRVRINAGKVGLVFKKGDYHRAITKGIHWLGFNERVIQYDLTKPFAAPVALELLLQDKELEAMLHLIEVKDNEIVLMYENGNFKNTLSAGRYVYWKGLIDYEFASADLSKIYITEKIDKSLFSHYALTKYIRAFEVAAYEKAVLIVDDVYTKTLESGTYRFWRNDTSIKIAKADLRQLQLEISGQELLTKDKAAVRINFYTQYKVTDIEKALLDNKDYEKQLYIAMQLVLRTYVGTYTLDELLERKESIAQAVFEDTKTEASKLGVKILNCGIRDVILTGEMKDIMNQVLIAQKRAQANIITRREETASTRSLLNTAKLMEDNEMLYKLKEMEYVEKIADKIGEISVSGDGGMVKQLKDIFSVNR; encoded by the coding sequence ATGAAACGAGTAAGAATTAATGCGGGCAAAGTAGGTTTAGTTTTCAAAAAAGGAGATTACCATCGTGCAATTACCAAAGGAATCCATTGGTTAGGGTTTAATGAAAGGGTAATACAATATGATCTTACAAAACCTTTTGCAGCACCAGTAGCACTGGAACTCTTACTACAAGACAAGGAGTTGGAAGCCATGCTACATCTAATTGAAGTAAAAGATAATGAGATCGTGCTGATGTACGAGAATGGTAATTTCAAAAATACATTATCCGCCGGTCGTTATGTCTACTGGAAAGGATTGATTGATTATGAATTTGCATCAGCAGATTTAAGTAAGATTTATATCACCGAAAAGATTGATAAATCATTGTTTAGCCATTATGCGTTGACTAAATACATCAGAGCATTCGAGGTAGCTGCTTATGAAAAAGCAGTATTGATTGTAGATGATGTGTATACCAAAACTTTAGAAAGTGGTACATACCGTTTCTGGAGAAATGATACTTCTATCAAGATTGCTAAAGCAGATTTACGTCAATTGCAACTAGAAATTTCGGGCCAGGAATTGTTGACTAAAGATAAAGCAGCAGTTCGTATCAACTTTTATACACAGTATAAAGTTACTGATATTGAAAAAGCTTTATTGGATAATAAAGACTACGAAAAACAATTGTATATCGCCATGCAATTAGTATTACGTACTTATGTAGGTACTTATACTTTGGATGAGCTTTTAGAACGTAAAGAAAGTATTGCACAAGCAGTATTTGAAGACACAAAAACAGAAGCTTCTAAACTAGGTGTAAAAATCCTAAACTGTGGTATCCGTGATGTGATCTTGACCGGTGAAATGAAAGATATCATGAACCAAGTATTGATCGCTCAAAAAAGAGCGCAAGCCAATATCATTACTCGTCGTGAAGAGACAGCCTCTACCCGTAGTTTGCTAAATACTGCCAAACTTATGGAAGATAATGAAATGCTCTACAAACTTAAAGAAATGGAGTATGTAGAGAAAATTGCTGACAAAATCGGTGAGATTAGTGTCTCTGGAGACGGTGGTATGGTAAAACAATTGAAGGACATATTCTCTGTGAATAGGTAG
- a CDS encoding integrase core domain-containing protein, with product MPWKTTTTMEQKIEFICEWRTGKYTITELSKSFGISRPTAYKLIQRFENQGYEGLKEQSRVPGKHPNATSENIVKSIIKLKEKHKLWGAKKIRILLFKEFTEQQIPSVVTVHNILRKNGLVSPQKRMRRVKPVFPIFDPKSCNEVWSADYKGKFLMGNKIYCHPLTIADSKSRFLFTAKGHYKETLKAAKAEFTKVFRTYGIPKQIHTDNGSPFGSVRAIQRYTQLSYWFIELGITPVFSDPAHPEQNGRHERMHRDLKAACAKPSAYDLKAQQRRLNHFVKEYNTIRPHEALEMKTPADIHDFSCRPFPEKISNFDYDTNLKVLKVTKSGAIRWKSYYWVYLTAALKGKYVGIQELGNGIWKVYYRNVFLGFFDQRNLRKKQQATRLETNLV from the coding sequence ATGCCTTGGAAAACCACAACAACTATGGAACAGAAAATTGAATTTATCTGTGAATGGCGAACAGGAAAATATACCATCACAGAATTATCTAAAAGCTTTGGAATCTCCAGACCAACGGCCTACAAATTGATTCAGCGATTCGAAAATCAAGGCTATGAAGGCTTAAAAGAACAATCCAGAGTACCAGGTAAACATCCTAATGCAACCTCTGAAAATATCGTTAAAAGTATTATCAAATTAAAAGAAAAGCACAAGCTTTGGGGAGCTAAAAAAATCAGAATATTATTGTTTAAAGAGTTTACTGAACAACAAATCCCTTCTGTGGTTACTGTGCATAATATTCTTCGAAAAAATGGTTTGGTATCTCCTCAAAAACGAATGCGAAGAGTAAAACCTGTATTCCCCATTTTTGATCCAAAATCCTGTAATGAAGTATGGAGTGCTGATTATAAAGGAAAGTTTTTAATGGGTAATAAAATCTATTGTCATCCACTAACCATTGCGGACTCTAAAAGTCGATTTCTATTCACTGCTAAAGGTCATTATAAAGAAACGCTAAAAGCAGCCAAAGCTGAGTTTACAAAGGTTTTTAGAACATATGGAATCCCTAAACAAATACACACAGACAATGGAAGCCCTTTTGGATCTGTAAGAGCTATTCAACGCTATACACAATTATCTTATTGGTTTATTGAACTAGGAATCACACCTGTATTTTCTGATCCTGCTCATCCAGAACAAAATGGAAGACATGAACGAATGCATCGTGATTTAAAAGCCGCTTGTGCTAAACCTTCAGCTTACGATTTAAAAGCACAACAACGGCGCTTAAATCACTTCGTAAAAGAGTATAATACTATCAGACCACATGAAGCTTTAGAAATGAAAACACCTGCTGATATACACGACTTTTCCTGTAGACCATTCCCCGAAAAAATATCTAATTTTGATTACGACACCAACCTTAAAGTACTTAAAGTAACCAAGAGTGGAGCTATTAGATGGAAGTCTTATTATTGGGTATATTTAACTGCCGCATTAAAAGGGAAATATGTAGGTATACAAGAGTTAGGCAATGGTATTTGGAAAGTTTATTATAGAAATGTATTTTTAGGTTTCTTTGATCAAAGAAACCTAAGAAAGAAACAACAAGCAACAAGATTAGAAACTAACTTAGTGTAA
- a CDS encoding DUF3160 domain-containing protein: MKTNQIIIFSLIFLSLVFGCKKKAVQTQEEKQNKVKAEHPKSDENSNTEVSQNKEYLKAYYELPHIKEFYDWQGMEYHSGDQIKYSTDLSKLSYDELRLLRNEVYARNGHLFNDGFLRGYFNRFKWYMPIFDVDDFKVMLSDKENDLINNILEEENKRKKQETIPKGDLQLYNSDLIVNLKQFEKVPQKVQEDFKSQNFSIVDANRSMPFYAYDENAYQYIPHYITTDLYLFILHKYFSRSIEKLDENYMYGQLKNILNLASQKLNELSTTESYVKFQPTIEWAQMYSALAQYTMGENGVYIPQSYKSIFNSEKNNIDKLKGRPAFIPNDFVDYQELKPRGHYTKSEILKKYFKGFKWISLNGINLNNREQLNGLITFAYVIKNDKKLHKAYKQYVSTIEKLAGREDNLSLSDIIQLLTGQNLTEVLSDENVALITEELNKLNKEKIKKVFGASFQTTEKEAKRVFFLSSTYSISGDIFSKLIHIDGSKSKRPFPNGLDIPAVFNNKTAKNILINEYTENNDWPDYQVRLNKLEEQFKTFDDWDHNYGFKGVQTALTSFYEEDSYPDYMKTDEYNRKELATSLASWAHIKHDLILYQEKPFAAESGQGGGPKPPQHYSYVEPNLKFWDTALELVEWLEGFSEFESTYKDELNSIKELGSKLRSAAYKQIEGKEITREEYDWLHYVGGTVEYILFGLLETDHLPERERSMALIADVYVYNGTNLNVAVGHADDIYTVVPIKGEYYIARGSVFSYYEFTGGILDDDQWKAKIKNNNIPDRPKWIEPIINYSTPLKGQMQFRY; encoded by the coding sequence ATGAAAACTAATCAAATTATCATTTTCTCTCTGATATTTCTTTCCCTTGTATTCGGATGTAAGAAAAAGGCTGTACAGACTCAAGAAGAAAAACAAAACAAGGTTAAAGCAGAGCACCCAAAATCAGACGAAAACTCCAATACCGAGGTGAGTCAAAATAAAGAATATTTAAAAGCGTATTATGAGCTACCACATATCAAGGAGTTTTATGATTGGCAAGGAATGGAATATCACTCTGGTGATCAAATAAAGTATTCTACTGATTTATCCAAGTTGTCATATGACGAGTTAAGATTATTAAGAAATGAAGTATATGCTCGAAATGGACACCTCTTTAATGATGGTTTTTTACGAGGTTATTTTAATCGTTTCAAATGGTATATGCCAATATTTGATGTAGATGATTTTAAGGTGATGTTAAGTGATAAGGAAAATGACTTAATAAACAATATTCTAGAGGAAGAGAATAAGAGAAAAAAACAAGAAACGATACCTAAAGGGGATTTACAATTATATAATTCAGATTTGATTGTAAACCTAAAACAATTCGAAAAAGTCCCTCAAAAAGTTCAAGAGGATTTTAAGAGTCAGAATTTTAGTATTGTAGATGCAAATAGATCAATGCCATTTTATGCATATGATGAGAATGCATATCAATACATCCCTCATTATATCACTACAGACTTATACCTATTTATTTTACATAAGTATTTTTCAAGAAGTATAGAAAAACTTGATGAAAATTATATGTACGGTCAACTAAAAAACATCTTAAATCTAGCATCACAAAAACTAAATGAATTATCTACAACAGAATCGTATGTAAAATTCCAACCTACTATAGAATGGGCACAAATGTATAGTGCCTTGGCACAATATACTATGGGGGAGAATGGTGTGTATATTCCTCAATCTTATAAATCAATCTTCAATAGTGAAAAAAATAATATTGATAAACTAAAGGGGAGACCAGCATTCATACCGAATGATTTTGTCGATTATCAGGAGTTAAAACCACGAGGGCATTACACTAAAAGCGAAATACTTAAGAAGTATTTCAAAGGGTTTAAATGGATTAGTCTTAATGGAATAAATCTTAATAACAGAGAACAATTGAATGGATTGATAACATTTGCCTATGTAATTAAAAATGATAAAAAATTACATAAAGCATACAAGCAATATGTTTCAACTATTGAAAAATTAGCTGGGCGAGAAGATAATCTTTCTCTTTCGGATATAATACAGTTATTGACAGGCCAAAATCTTACTGAAGTACTTTCTGATGAAAATGTAGCGTTGATTACAGAGGAATTGAACAAGTTGAATAAAGAAAAAATTAAAAAGGTATTTGGAGCATCTTTTCAAACTACAGAGAAGGAAGCTAAAAGAGTATTTTTCTTATCTAGTACCTATTCAATTAGTGGCGATATTTTTTCAAAATTGATTCATATTGATGGAAGTAAATCTAAAAGACCTTTTCCAAATGGCCTTGACATTCCTGCAGTGTTTAATAATAAAACTGCCAAAAACATTCTTATAAATGAATATACTGAAAATAATGATTGGCCTGACTACCAAGTAAGACTGAATAAACTTGAAGAACAATTTAAAACTTTTGATGATTGGGATCATAATTATGGTTTCAAGGGAGTTCAAACCGCTTTGACCTCGTTCTATGAAGAAGATAGTTATCCAGATTATATGAAAACCGATGAATATAATAGAAAAGAATTAGCAACTTCATTAGCTTCCTGGGCACACATTAAGCATGATTTAATACTCTATCAAGAAAAGCCATTCGCTGCAGAGTCAGGTCAGGGTGGTGGTCCTAAACCGCCACAGCATTATAGTTATGTAGAACCAAACCTGAAATTTTGGGATACAGCACTAGAATTGGTCGAGTGGTTGGAAGGTTTTTCAGAATTCGAATCTACTTATAAAGATGAATTAAACAGCATAAAGGAGCTAGGAAGCAAATTAAGATCAGCGGCATACAAGCAGATCGAAGGAAAAGAAATTACCAGAGAAGAATATGATTGGTTACACTATGTCGGGGGTACAGTAGAGTATATCCTTTTCGGATTATTAGAAACGGATCATCTACCAGAGCGAGAGCGTTCCATGGCACTTATAGCAGACGTTTATGTGTATAATGGCACGAACTTAAACGTAGCTGTTGGACATGCAGATGATATATATACAGTGGTGCCAATAAAGGGAGAATATTATATTGCCCGTGGGAGTGTGTTTTCATACTACGAGTTTACTGGAGGAATACTTGATGATGATCAATGGAAAGCTAAAATAAAAAACAATAATATACCCGATAGGCCTAAATGGATTGAACCTATTATCAATTACTCAACCCCTTTAAAGGGACAAATGCAGTTTAGATATTAA
- a CDS encoding CapA family protein, translated as MSILFTGDVILDRGVQDQMRLHGDSLLTNALQKVKSKDFFIINYEGTFTSSDSSQDDIFNFKVDNEKATLLYKNGVTHVSIANNHSYDYSEDGFKDTLKTLKRCNLGILGDTCEPKILTKGKYSCAVLSASLTIHNEALCISSIEKLKNSVTSFVINNPSIPLIIYIHWGLELQPTPEKWQRELAKELVNLGVDGIVGHHPHVVQTIEFINDVPVFYSLGNYLADAYLPNTNCSYTLEFKITDKIQNINIKPIKIERYFPSFVDKEHQFSDIRKYISISNGVCAMQMKDGWMLKPLKEVDFKEETTLWVSSVDKKITAIKRLQSGNDLLTVYNPNDQPSTIRLHGDLSEMQFSDINNDGTIDILLGISKKVNFDPVKKKRINIYSYKNEILQPLWLGTKFIDDVKDFDIYSMEGINYLTTIEIDEKGKKHQRMYEWDDFGFALTTTNQIKANEN; from the coding sequence ATGAGTATACTATTTACGGGAGATGTCATTTTAGATAGAGGAGTACAAGATCAGATGAGGCTTCATGGTGATTCATTGCTAACAAATGCATTACAAAAAGTAAAATCAAAAGATTTTTTTATCATTAATTATGAAGGTACATTTACTTCTTCAGACAGTAGTCAGGATGATATATTTAATTTTAAGGTCGATAATGAAAAAGCTACTTTGTTATATAAAAATGGTGTCACTCACGTTTCTATAGCAAATAACCATAGTTATGACTATAGTGAAGATGGTTTTAAAGATACTTTGAAGACACTTAAGAGATGTAATCTAGGTATTCTTGGAGATACCTGTGAACCAAAAATACTAACCAAAGGAAAGTATTCCTGTGCCGTACTGTCTGCTTCGCTAACTATACATAATGAAGCATTATGTATTTCATCAATTGAAAAGCTAAAAAATAGTGTTACATCTTTTGTCATTAATAATCCGTCAATCCCTTTGATTATCTATATTCATTGGGGATTAGAATTACAACCAACCCCCGAGAAGTGGCAGAGAGAATTAGCAAAAGAATTGGTGAATTTGGGGGTGGATGGCATTGTTGGACATCATCCACATGTAGTGCAAACTATAGAGTTTATTAATGATGTTCCGGTTTTTTATAGTTTAGGAAATTATCTAGCCGACGCATACCTTCCAAATACAAATTGTTCATACACTTTGGAATTTAAAATTACCGACAAGATTCAAAATATAAATATTAAACCTATAAAGATCGAAAGGTATTTTCCTTCTTTTGTTGATAAAGAACACCAGTTTTCCGATATAAGAAAATATATATCCATTTCTAATGGAGTTTGTGCCATGCAAATGAAAGATGGCTGGATGCTGAAACCCCTCAAAGAAGTAGACTTTAAAGAAGAAACTACTCTATGGGTGTCCTCAGTCGATAAAAAGATAACTGCAATAAAAAGATTGCAATCGGGCAATGATTTACTGACAGTATATAATCCTAATGACCAACCAAGTACTATAAGATTACACGGTGATTTATCAGAAATGCAATTTTCAGATATAAACAATGATGGAACTATTGATATTCTCTTAGGTATTAGTAAAAAGGTTAATTTTGATCCAGTGAAGAAAAAAAGGATTAACATCTATTCGTATAAGAATGAAATCTTACAGCCACTTTGGTTGGGGACTAAGTTTATTGACGATGTAAAGGATTTTGACATTTATAGTATGGAAGGTATTAACTATCTTACTACTATAGAAATTGATGAAAAAGGAAAAAAGCATCAAAGAATGTATGAATGGGATGACTTTGGATTCGCTCTAACAACTACAAATCAAATTAAAGCCAATGAAAACTAA
- a CDS encoding RtcB family protein, with protein sequence MKNKTNITGKTLINLGFRSGKWFPEAIDHINTNQLKGEAMHTYLEQFKSPPIVDLHTEAVPFAINIKAENELEETNVNSVVESMNTLMKTPTLVNGAVMPDACPTGPNGTIPVGGVAVAKNAIHPGMHSADICCSVMLTDFGTMDPKKVLDVAHQNTHFGPGGRDRNTQYRFPDELLKDFQGNYMLNNEKMIQAARSHLGTQGDGNHFLFIGKSRKTGNTMMITHHGSRGPGANLYTQGMKIAERFRKELSPETLKQNAWIPFDTEEGQMYWEALQIIRKWTKTNHEVIHNATLEALQVKAQDRYWNEHNFVFKDEDLFYHAKGATPLDAKFMPDITGPRLIPLNMSEPVLIVNGETTVSNLGFAPHGAGRNMSRTQHRRSKEGKTNEEVFQEETEGLDIRFFSNEIDVTELPSAYKNAETVRNQMDEYGLGNVIDEVLPYGCIMAGDWKQNAPWRKKKRSR encoded by the coding sequence ATGAAAAATAAAACAAACATAACAGGAAAGACATTAATCAATTTAGGTTTTAGATCAGGGAAATGGTTTCCAGAAGCCATCGATCATATCAATACTAATCAATTAAAAGGAGAAGCAATGCATACCTATTTGGAGCAGTTTAAATCTCCGCCAATTGTAGATTTGCATACTGAAGCGGTTCCATTCGCAATTAACATAAAAGCAGAAAATGAGTTAGAAGAAACCAATGTAAATTCGGTTGTTGAATCGATGAATACCTTAATGAAAACACCAACATTAGTTAATGGCGCAGTAATGCCAGATGCTTGTCCTACGGGACCTAATGGTACAATACCAGTAGGAGGTGTGGCAGTTGCAAAAAATGCGATCCATCCAGGAATGCATAGTGCAGATATTTGTTGTTCTGTTATGCTTACTGATTTTGGTACAATGGATCCTAAAAAAGTTTTGGATGTAGCACATCAAAATACCCATTTTGGACCAGGTGGAAGAGATAGAAATACGCAGTATAGGTTTCCGGATGAATTATTAAAAGATTTTCAAGGAAATTATATGCTGAATAATGAAAAAATGATTCAGGCAGCAAGATCTCATTTAGGAACACAAGGGGATGGAAATCACTTCCTATTTATTGGTAAATCTAGAAAAACTGGTAATACAATGATGATTACCCATCACGGATCCAGAGGTCCTGGGGCTAATTTGTATACCCAAGGAATGAAAATCGCCGAACGTTTCAGAAAAGAATTATCCCCAGAAACTTTGAAACAAAATGCCTGGATACCTTTTGATACTGAAGAAGGACAAATGTATTGGGAAGCATTACAAATCATAAGAAAGTGGACAAAAACGAATCATGAAGTAATCCATAATGCCACTCTTGAAGCTTTACAGGTTAAAGCTCAAGATCGATATTGGAATGAACATAACTTTGTATTTAAGGATGAAGATTTATTCTATCACGCAAAAGGAGCAACTCCGCTAGATGCTAAGTTCATGCCTGATATTACTGGCCCTAGATTGATTCCATTAAATATGTCTGAGCCAGTTTTGATTGTGAACGGAGAAACTACAGTAAGCAACCTTGGTTTTGCACCTCATGGAGCAGGGCGTAATATGAGTAGAACGCAGCATAGAAGAAGCAAAGAGGGGAAAACCAATGAAGAAGTGTTTCAGGAAGAAACAGAAGGTTTGGATATTCGTTTCTTTTCTAATGAAATTGATGTTACCGAATTACCGAGTGCTTATAAAAATGCTGAGACAGTAAGAAACCAAATGGATGAGTATGGTTTAGGTAACGTAATTGATGAAGTATTACCTTATGGATGTATTATGGCAGGTGATTGGAAGCAAAATGCACCTTGGAGAAAAAAGAAAAGAAGTAGATAA
- a CDS encoding YafY family protein yields MALNKNALIRYKTLDKCLQNNNRQWTLDDLIEACSDALYEYEGRDINVSKRTVQLDIQMMRSDKLGYNAPIEVYDKKYYRYEDEDYSITDIPLTENDMNVLSETVEMLKQFKDFSLFSELGGIIQRLEDKVYTEKTHQSSIIHLDKNEKLKGLEHLDTLYQAILKKIVLKITYQSFKARNASEFVFHPFILKEFNNRWFLVGKPNAKKKQPIVTLALDRIISIDYDTLIPYIEENFNGDEYYKNTIGVSVLNDEQLQEIILKIDRNNTPYVITKPFHHSQEIVEKLEDGSTIFKLRVHLNLEFERMILGFGETIEVIEPKQLRKRLRKKLEKTYRLYNEV; encoded by the coding sequence ATGGCCCTCAACAAAAATGCATTGATACGCTATAAAACTCTAGATAAATGCCTACAAAACAACAATCGGCAATGGACACTTGATGATCTGATAGAAGCATGTTCTGATGCTTTATACGAATATGAGGGTAGAGATATCAATGTAAGTAAACGAACTGTACAATTGGATATTCAGATGATGCGTAGTGATAAATTAGGATATAATGCACCTATTGAAGTTTATGATAAGAAGTATTATCGATATGAAGATGAAGATTATTCTATCACAGATATCCCCTTGACAGAAAATGATATGAATGTACTTTCTGAAACTGTTGAGATGCTAAAGCAATTTAAAGATTTTTCACTATTCTCAGAACTTGGTGGCATCATCCAAAGATTAGAGGACAAAGTATATACTGAAAAAACTCATCAATCATCAATTATTCATCTAGATAAGAACGAGAAGCTAAAAGGTTTGGAACATCTTGATACATTATATCAAGCAATCCTTAAGAAAATAGTATTGAAAATTACGTATCAATCCTTTAAAGCTAGAAATGCTTCAGAGTTTGTGTTTCATCCTTTTATCTTGAAAGAATTTAATAACAGATGGTTTTTAGTGGGAAAGCCTAATGCAAAGAAAAAGCAACCCATCGTTACTCTAGCGTTAGATAGAATCATTAGTATCGATTATGATACTCTTATACCCTATATAGAAGAAAATTTCAATGGTGATGAATATTATAAAAATACTATAGGAGTTAGTGTATTAAATGATGAACAATTACAAGAAATCATCCTGAAAATTGACAGAAATAACACCCCTTATGTGATTACGAAACCGTTTCATCATTCTCAGGAGATTGTAGAGAAATTAGAGGATGGTAGCACCATTTTTAAATTGCGTGTTCATTTGAATTTAGAATTTGAACGTATGATTTTAGGATTTGGAGAAACTATTGAAGTGATAGAACCAAAACAGCTTAGAAAGCGATTACGGAAGAAATTAGAAAAGACTTATCGATTATATAATGAAGTTTAA